The Solibacillus sp. FSL R7-0668 genome includes the window TGGCAAGATGCATTAAATCGATATTTAAAGGAGATTAATTTAAATGGCTAAAACAATTTTAGTAACTGGTGGCGCGGGCTTCATCGGTAGTAACTTCGTTCATTATATGCTTGATAAATATAAAAATTATAAAATTATTAATTTAGATTTACTTACATATGCAGGGAATCTAGATAATCTAACTGACGTTAATGCAAATTCTAATTATACATTTGTACAAGGTGATATAGGAAATTATGAGCTTGTGGATTATTTGGTGAAGTCAAATAAAGTTGATGTCATTGTAAACTTCGCTGCTGAGTCTCACGTAGACCGTAGTATTACAGATCCAGGTGTCTTTGTAAAAACGAATGTACTAGGCACACAAAATTTATTGGATGTTGCCAAAGCAAATAACATTGAAAAATATGTACAAGTATCGACTGATGAGGTATATGGTAGTTTAGGTGAAACAGGTTATTTTACAGAGACAACGCCTTTGGCACCGAATAGTCCATATTCAGCAAGTAAAGCTGGAGCCGATATGTTAGTGCTTGCTTATGCTGAAACGTTTGGTATGAATGTAAATATTACACGTTGTTCAAACAACTATGGACCATATCACTTCCCAGAAAAGCTTATTCCATTAATGGTGACGAATGCACTTGAAGGTAAAGAGTTACCGATTTACGGAGATGGGAAAAACGTACGTGACTGGTTACATGTAAAAGATCACTGTGCTGCAATTGATTTAGTTATTCATAAAGGTAAATCAGGCGAAGTTTATAATGTAGGTGGTCATAATGAAAGAACTAATAATGATATAGTGCATTTAATTGTAGATTATTTAAAAGTGTCGAAGGATTTAATTAAATATGTAGATGATCGTCTAGGACACGATCGCCGTTATGCAATTGACCCAAAGAAATTAGAAACTGAACTTGGTTGGAAGCCAAAGTATACATTTGATACGGGTATTATTGAGACTATAGAGTGGTATATAAATAAAAAAGAATGGTGGAAGAATATACAGTCTGGAACTTATAGAAACTAAAACTACACTATTTTTATAGAAATAATTTGTTTTTAGTAATAAACCACTTTGGGAATAGGCATGCATAATAAAAAATCTATGTTTAAATGTTATACTATATTCTAAATTATAAATACAGCCTATATGGATGATAATCAATAGAAAACTTTAAGTTTTACAGTTGAATCAATTTCAGAAATCATTTTTGAAAATTTAGACTGTGCCACTATCAAAAACTTCGTTTCTAAAAATTATACCGCTTTATAATAATTAGGTGTTCATTCGATCAACACTCAATTCGCAGGCATAATAAATAAGCGTCACAAGATTAAAGTACAGTTTTGCTTTTTTACCTATTCGATAGCGGATGTTGTATAATTGGAAATACGGTTTTAATTAGGTACTGCCGCGTTTTACTGCGGTACGTTCTTTATATTTTTTCCATAATTCTAAGTAATGTGTTGAATATATGTATTTCCAAATATCTGATTTTTACCACCTTTTTACAAAATGAATCCTTTCATAATGGACACGTGTCACATTCCATTGGACGTGAGAATTTGAGTGTTTGGTATTTTTCATCGAATCCGATATATTTGCCCCAAGGCTTGTTTATAGATTGGTTCGTAATCATAACCTGTATCAAATAGTGCTACTGTAAATTGTTTTGGTAGGACTGTAGAGATCTTTTTTATTAACGGAATCGCCACTTTACTGTCAGATAGATTACTTGAGGACATGGGACAATCTACAATATACTGGTTTTTCGTTGATACAACTAGCTGTATCAACGAAAAGCCGTACTAAAACGTATTTTTACCAACACTATTTTTCTTGATGCCTCAATTTTGCTCAATCGATTTGTCTTGCCAAAGTGTTTCAGCTGAAATCGACAACTGCGCTTCAAAATTCTTTTCATAGGTTGTTAAATTTACTTCGGCTTCTATTTGTTCTGCGAGCTAAGCTGCTTGTCCTTCTTTTGTTTTACGTCCACGATTTTTCGATGGCTGGGCATCTTATTTCCCAAAAGGTTACGTTGCGTCACGCAATTCGAAGTGATTGACATAGATGGGCAAGGTGCGCACCACAAAGAAAACCGTCTAAAAATGAAGTTTTAATCAGTTCATCCTGTATTATATCAAGTACATTAGACTGACTCATTACACGGATTATACGAAAATAGGTCGCCTTAGAAGGAACCGAATCTGAGATAAGAAACCCACAATCCAGATGGAATAAAGGAACGTTGACTAAATGCTTAATAAAATCTTTTATTGTTGGGATTCGTTCGACTATACGAATAATTAATGATTGAATCATCGCACCTTAGTTACATTCACACGAAGTACCTTATAGCGTCTTTTTTGAAAAGAGTTGAAAGATTGATTATACATCGAACGTGGAGAAAATTGCATCAAATTGGTACGAACCTTCCATTTCAAATAAATGTTGGATGTCAAAAAGGCAAATTTGTTTTACAATAGTCACGAGGCATCACTTTATTCGATTAAGTTTGTTTAGTCGCTGCCATTATACCGAATTTGGGGAGGTTCTCGTTTTTAATTGATTGAAACCCTTGATATCGAAGGGACGAGAATTATAAAATTAACTCAATTATTAAACAAATATATAAGTTGAACATATGAATCTAACATTTTCTATAATAAGAGAAATCCGTAATTTAGCTATCTTCAGTGATTTGAGACGAATAAGGTGTTAAAATATTAAATTCAACCTATATAGGTTTAAAAAATAATTTTTTTATGAAAAGGACTATGTTTGATTTTAGTATCTGTTAGGGAGGCCGAAGTTAAATAAGTTTTTTTATTTAATTCATTACCAAAACTAAACAGATTAATAATACTTTATGAAAGCGATTGTAAAGATTGTTATGGAGAATAATAATGCCACCACAGAATAACTAGGCTAGAGGTAAAGTATGTGTTTATAGGAGAAATGCATACTTTTATTGTTTTGCTAGCACTATCATATAGCTGTTTGGTAGGCAATTATTTTTTAAAACAGTATAAAAAAAGATAATTAACGGAAAAAGGTGGATTAGTGTTAAATATTCAGTTAAAAAAAGATGAATTTATTAAAGGTACATGGTTTATATTTATATTTTTATTGATAATTGATATGGGTGGAGGAATAGGACTAAAAAATTTAGCATTTGCTATCTTAATTTTAAGTATAATTTTCTTATTCCTTTGTTTTAAAATTAAAATAAATTTATCTACCTATCTTATAGAATTTTATATTTTTTTTATATGTCCTTTGTTATTAATTGGTTATTCTACATTGTTTTTAAAAATCCCTTTAAGTAATCAAATCCCTCAAGTTACAGCATTTATTACATTTTTTTCATTATTACTAGCAACAAATTTAAAAAATAAAGATATGTTATTGAAATCAATAGAAAAAATAGCAATAGTAAGTGCTTGTGGAATAATATTTACTTTTTTGGGTATATATACATTACATATAATAGGGATGGATAGTGTAATTTATTCAATTAATTCAATTACTAATACTTTTAATATGGGGTATATCGGAATTAACCCTTTAGGAAATCAAATAGGACTATTTTTGCCGAATGTCTATTATGTTTGGAGTTTATTACTGATTCCATTTACATTAATTTTAATAAAAAGAAGTAAATTCAATTTTATAATTTCTATAATAGCATGTATTATGACATTATCTACTGGAGTAGTTTTGTTTGTAATGATAGGTATATTGTTAATAACCTTACTAAATATGATTTTTTCTTTGAAAATAAAATTAAAATTAAGATATGTTATTTATTCTATAGTTATAGGTATTTTAACTTTTTCAATGTTAAATATGGGTATTGCAGATTTACTTTTTTCAAAGTTAAACATTTATTCGAATTCAAGCTCTACTAAAATAGGACATATACAATCAGCATTAAAAGAAATTTTTGCTACACCCTTTACTTTTTTATTCGGTATGGGATTAGGCAGTTCCTTTTATAGCATTGGGGCTCAAGCAGAAGTGGTAAATATAGAAGTAAGTCATTTTAACTTAATCCGACAATTCGGTATATTATATTTTTGCATATTTTTGTTGTATATCTTAAATTTAATATATGAGGCAAGTAAAATTGATTTTGAAGGAAAGAAAATTGCAGTTGGATTGTTGATGCTATTTATTGCAGCAGGTACAAATCCATTACTTATTTCCCCTGTGTTTTTCATTTGGTTAGTAATTACGAAAAGTTATATAATATTATCAAAAAAAGGTGAGAGATTATGAAAAAAGTGCAAGTTTTATTATCAACATATAATGGTGAGCTATACTTGCAAGAACAACTAGATAGTTTGATGAATCAGATAGATATAGATTTAAATATTTTAGTCCGTGATGATGGATCGAGAGATAATACGATTAGAATTTTAGAGAATTATGCACAAAAATATAATAATATTAAGGTAATAAGAGGTGAGAATATAGGGGTCGTTGCAAGTTTTTTTGAATTATTGAGGGATGCAGATACAGATGCAGATTACTTTGCTTTTTGTGATCAAGATGACTTTTGGAGAGAAGAAAAATTAATAGCTGCAGTAAAAAAATTAGAAGAACATAAAGACCAATATATGCCACTTCTTTATTGTTCAAAAACAAGAGTTGTCGATGAAAAACTCAACTTTTTATCATTTTCTAAAGAACCTAAAAGATCATTAAAGCTGGAAAATGCTTTAGTTGAAAATATGGCAACGGGATGTACTGTTGTCATTAATAAAAAATGTAGACAAGAAATCATTTGTAAAGAAATAAATTACAAAAATATTATTATGCATGATTGGTGGATATATATGATAGCTTTATTACAAGGGAAAGTTGTATACGATGCTAACTCTTATATTGATTATAGACAGCATAGCTCTAATGTTGTTGGAATAGGGAATGGTATATATCATCAATATTTAAGAAAATTAAAGCATTTTATGAATGGAAAAAACAAAGGATTATTAAAAAAACAGGCTCAAGAGTTATATGAACTATATCAAAAAGAACTAACTGGTGAACAATTAGAAATAATAAGCTCCTTTTGTAATGAGCGAAAAAGTATACTATCTAAAATTAATTTCATCTTAAAGAATAGATTTTATCGTCAAAGTAAAATCGATAGCTTTTTTTTCTATATTTTAGTATTTATAGGCAGAGTTTAACTATTATGTGTTTATTAAGTCAAGGTGAGGAATAAAGTATGAAAAAAATTTTGTTTGGTGCATCTGTTTATCAACATTTAACTGCATTTCATAAACCATTTATGAAATGGTTTCAAGAGCGTGGATATGAAGTGCATGCTATAGGGAATGAAAGCTTAGGAAAAAAAATAGAATTGGAAAAAATAGGTGTAATATGCCATGATATTGATTTTGATCGATTACCATTTTCTAAAAAAAATATGAATGCCCTAAAACAATTGAATGAATTATTTTCTATCCATTATTTCGATTTAATTCACGTACATACACCAACTGCATCTTTTCTAACTAGATATGCAGCTAATAATGCTAAACAGGGCAAAGTTATATATACTGCACATGGATTTCATTTTTTCAAAGGTGCGAGTATAAAAAATTGGCTAACTTTTTTTCCAGCTGAAAAACTTGCTGCAAAATGGACAGATGTACTTATCGTAATGAATAATGAAGACTTTCTATTAGGAGAGAAATTGGGCTTCAAGAAAAATAAGAATTTGTTTTTTGTAAATGGTGTAGGAGTGGATTTAAATGAATTTATTGAGGAAGATAATGCTGAGAATAACTACTTAAAGACAGAGTTAAAATTAAGCGAGGATTCCGTTCTGGTAACATGTATAGCTGAATTAAGTACTAGAAAAAATCAAAGTTTTTTACTTGAAAATTGGCACACTATTATTTCTAAAATGCCAAATGCTCAACTTATTTTGGTAGGTAAAGGGCCGGATGAAGGGGAAATTAGAACATTTATTCAGACTCATGAATTAACTAATATACATTTACTAGGGTATAGAACTGACGTGCCTAAAATAATAAGTGCTTCAGATATTATTACACTTGTATCTAAACAAGAGGGGTTACCGCGTTGCTTAATGGAAGGTATGGCAGTAAGTAAACCAATTATATGCACAAACATACGAGGTTCAGCTGATTTAGTAGATGATAAGGAAACTGGAGTTTTAGTTGATTTGGGAAATAATGCGAAACTTTCGAATTGTATGATTGAATTGATTGGAAATGAGGAATTAAGAAAAAAATATGGTGAGAAAGCAAAG containing:
- the rfbB gene encoding dTDP-glucose 4,6-dehydratase; protein product: MAKTILVTGGAGFIGSNFVHYMLDKYKNYKIINLDLLTYAGNLDNLTDVNANSNYTFVQGDIGNYELVDYLVKSNKVDVIVNFAAESHVDRSITDPGVFVKTNVLGTQNLLDVAKANNIEKYVQVSTDEVYGSLGETGYFTETTPLAPNSPYSASKAGADMLVLAYAETFGMNVNITRCSNNYGPYHFPEKLIPLMVTNALEGKELPIYGDGKNVRDWLHVKDHCAAIDLVIHKGKSGEVYNVGGHNERTNNDIVHLIVDYLKVSKDLIKYVDDRLGHDRRYAIDPKKLETELGWKPKYTFDTGIIETIEWYINKKEWWKNIQSGTYRN
- a CDS encoding glycosyltransferase family 2 protein, with translation MKKVQVLLSTYNGELYLQEQLDSLMNQIDIDLNILVRDDGSRDNTIRILENYAQKYNNIKVIRGENIGVVASFFELLRDADTDADYFAFCDQDDFWREEKLIAAVKKLEEHKDQYMPLLYCSKTRVVDEKLNFLSFSKEPKRSLKLENALVENMATGCTVVINKKCRQEIICKEINYKNIIMHDWWIYMIALLQGKVVYDANSYIDYRQHSSNVVGIGNGIYHQYLRKLKHFMNGKNKGLLKKQAQELYELYQKELTGEQLEIISSFCNERKSILSKINFILKNRFYRQSKIDSFFFYILVFIGRV
- a CDS encoding glycosyltransferase family 4 protein, which encodes MKKILFGASVYQHLTAFHKPFMKWFQERGYEVHAIGNESLGKKIELEKIGVICHDIDFDRLPFSKKNMNALKQLNELFSIHYFDLIHVHTPTASFLTRYAANNAKQGKVIYTAHGFHFFKGASIKNWLTFFPAEKLAAKWTDVLIVMNNEDFLLGEKLGFKKNKNLFFVNGVGVDLNEFIEEDNAENNYLKTELKLSEDSVLVTCIAELSTRKNQSFLLENWHTIISKMPNAQLILVGKGPDEGEIRTFIQTHELTNIHLLGYRTDVPKIISASDIITLVSKQEGLPRCLMEGMAVSKPIICTNIRGSADLVDDKETGVLVDLGNNAKLSNCMIELIGNEELRKKYGEKAKLKIQDYSIESVLRVMGDIYCGILKNDI